A genome region from Dickeya dadantii NCPPB 898 includes the following:
- a CDS encoding flagellar basal body rod protein FlgF, which yields MDHAIYTAMGAASQTLEQQAVTSHNMANASTPGFRAQLSAMRAVPIQGVTNETRTLVISSTPGVDTTPGSMDYTGRSMDVALSQDGWLAVRSADGSEAYTRNGNMEINANGQLTIQGNLVMGDGGPIDVPPQTQLTIGPDGTINALNPSDAANTVTQIGRLKLVKATGTEVTRGDDGLFRVSPAAQQQRGAALQNDATVRVMPGVLEGSNVNTVESMVEMISNSRRFEMQMKVISNVDDNTQRANQILAMN from the coding sequence ATGGATCACGCTATCTATACAGCGATGGGCGCGGCGAGTCAGACGCTGGAGCAACAGGCCGTTACGTCGCATAACATGGCTAACGCCTCTACGCCGGGCTTTCGTGCGCAACTGTCTGCAATGCGTGCCGTGCCAATCCAGGGCGTTACCAATGAGACGCGTACACTGGTGATATCTTCGACTCCTGGGGTGGATACCACCCCAGGTTCGATGGATTACACCGGGCGTTCCATGGACGTTGCTCTTTCGCAGGATGGCTGGCTGGCGGTGCGTTCTGCGGATGGCAGCGAGGCATATACCCGCAACGGTAATATGGAAATTAACGCCAATGGGCAGTTGACCATTCAGGGCAACCTGGTGATGGGCGACGGTGGCCCGATTGACGTTCCGCCTCAGACGCAGCTTACTATCGGCCCCGACGGCACCATCAACGCGCTGAACCCTAGCGATGCCGCGAACACAGTTACCCAGATCGGGCGCCTGAAGCTGGTCAAGGCGACAGGAACCGAAGTGACCCGTGGCGACGACGGCCTTTTCCGCGTGTCCCCGGCTGCGCAGCAACAGCGCGGTGCGGCATTACAGAATGACGCAACGGTCAGGGTAATGCCGGGGGTACTGGAAGGCAGTAACGTCAATACGGTTGAATCGATGGTGGAGATGATTTCCAACTCGCGCCGTTTTGAAATGCAGATGAAAGTGATCAGCAACGTTGATGATAATACGCAACGTGCTAATCAGATACTTGCAATGAATTAA
- the fliR gene encoding flagellar biosynthetic protein FliR — MVTLSSIDMIGWFNQFFWPLVRILALISTAPIFSERSITRRVKIGLGVLITIVITPSIPHTSIPVFSAAGIWMLFQQVLIGVMLGFAMQLAFAAIRLAGDIIGLQMGLSFATFFDPSGGPNMPVIARLMNLLALLLFLSMNGHLWLISLLVDSFHTIPISAEPISGNVFMTLAEAGGRIFSNGLMLALPLITLLLTINMALGLLSRLAPQLTIFAIGFPITLFAGIITVGFLIFLLSPYAEKLFGETYDLLADLLSRFVG, encoded by the coding sequence ATGGTCACCCTCAGCAGCATCGACATGATCGGTTGGTTTAACCAGTTTTTCTGGCCACTGGTCAGGATCCTCGCGCTTATTAGCACCGCGCCTATCTTTAGTGAACGTTCTATCACTCGTCGGGTAAAGATCGGACTAGGAGTGCTGATCACCATTGTCATTACGCCGAGTATCCCTCACACCTCGATTCCAGTATTTTCCGCCGCCGGTATCTGGATGCTATTCCAGCAGGTGTTGATAGGCGTGATGCTGGGTTTCGCCATGCAACTGGCGTTTGCAGCTATCCGTCTGGCCGGTGATATTATCGGCCTGCAGATGGGACTTTCGTTTGCTACCTTCTTTGACCCCAGCGGCGGCCCGAATATGCCGGTGATCGCCCGGCTCATGAACTTGCTGGCGTTGCTACTTTTTCTGAGCATGAATGGGCATCTATGGCTGATATCGCTACTGGTCGACAGTTTTCACACCATCCCCATCAGTGCCGAACCTATCAGCGGTAATGTATTTATGACTCTGGCCGAGGCTGGCGGAAGGATATTTTCTAACGGGCTGATGCTTGCCCTGCCACTCATCACACTACTGCTGACTATCAATATGGCGCTTGGCTTATTAAGCCGGCTCGCACCACAGCTAACCATCTTCGCTATCGGCTTCCCCATCACCCTCTTCGCCGGAATCATCACCGTGGGCTTTCTCATCTTCCTGCTCTCGCCTTATGCAGAAAAACTGTTTGGTGAAACCTACGATCTGCTGGCTGACTTATTGAGCCGCTTTGTCGGGTAG
- the flgL gene encoding flagellar hook-associated protein FlgL codes for MRLSTSIIFQQSMQGVTDGLSAFSKTGQQLASNTRVLTPSDDPIAASKAVMVNQAQAQNEQYALARTFAENGMNSELSVLTNVATALTSASTTLLSADGTKNDNDRQLIATSLRGLKSQLLNLANSTDGNGSYVFGGYKTDSQPFTTNASGTVSYVGGNQAISQQVDADRVMTVGHIGSDVFNNAGGTADIFGALDSVISALETPLEGATTAVKDANLATINAASQELKNALTNVSSAQATLGVQLQEIDTLDSIGTDRTTANKQTLSDLVDIDMVATISTYMMQQQSLQASYKAFSDMQSLSLFQLNK; via the coding sequence ATGCGACTGAGTACCAGTATTATTTTTCAGCAGAGTATGCAAGGCGTCACAGATGGATTATCAGCCTTTAGCAAGACGGGGCAGCAACTTGCCAGCAATACTCGTGTGCTCACCCCTTCTGATGATCCGATAGCGGCGTCCAAGGCGGTTATGGTTAACCAGGCGCAGGCTCAGAATGAGCAGTATGCGCTGGCGCGTACTTTTGCCGAAAATGGTATGAATAGCGAGCTGTCCGTGCTGACCAACGTGGCAACCGCATTGACCTCTGCCAGCACGACGCTGTTAAGTGCCGACGGTACAAAGAATGATAACGATCGCCAGCTTATCGCAACGTCTCTGCGCGGCCTGAAATCTCAGTTGCTCAATCTGGCTAACAGTACGGATGGCAATGGCAGTTATGTTTTCGGCGGCTACAAGACCGACTCTCAGCCGTTTACTACCAATGCGTCCGGCACCGTTAGCTATGTGGGTGGTAATCAAGCCATTTCCCAGCAGGTGGATGCTGACCGTGTCATGACTGTCGGGCATATCGGTTCCGACGTATTTAACAACGCGGGCGGCACCGCGGATATCTTCGGTGCGCTGGATAGCGTGATTAGCGCGCTGGAAACCCCACTGGAAGGCGCCACCACCGCAGTCAAAGACGCGAATCTCGCTACTATCAACGCAGCCAGTCAGGAGCTCAAGAACGCGCTGACCAACGTGTCGTCGGCTCAGGCAACGTTGGGCGTTCAGCTGCAGGAAATCGATACGCTGGATAGCATTGGTACCGATCGTACTACGGCGAACAAACAGACACTGAGCGACTTGGTTGACATCGATATGGTTGCGACCATCTCCACGTATATGATGCAACAACAGTCTCTGCAGGCGTCATACAAGGCTTTTAGCGATATGCAGAGTCTTTCGCTGTTCCAACTGAATAAATAA
- the flgE gene encoding flagellar hook protein FlgE, with protein MSFSQAVSGLNAASNNLDVIGNNIANSATVGFKASNISFADMYAGSNVGLGTRVASVLQDFSNGSITSTSRSLDVAINGNGFYRLLNSNGSVVYSRNGQFTLDSSRNIVNAQGLQLTGYPATGTPPAIQQGADPVGLSIPETTMSAKATSTASIIASLNSSDSTNTWDPTDPTNTSNYKGSITTYDSLGNAHNFALYFVKSASNSWDVYAQDTSITGAGFQGPTTLSFNTSGALTTTTPATISMATLNGSAASTFNLSFTGTVQQNSGSNSTKTPTQDGYEPGELTGYSISEDGSVVGSYSNKKTQLLGQIALANFANPEGLSPQGDNVWAATGNSGQAVVGSAGTGNLGKLVGKATESSNVDMSKELVNMIVAQRNYQSNAQTIKTQDQILNTLVNLR; from the coding sequence ATGAGCTTTTCTCAGGCGGTCAGTGGTTTAAACGCTGCCTCTAACAATCTGGACGTGATTGGCAACAACATTGCCAACTCCGCTACCGTTGGTTTCAAGGCCAGTAATATCTCTTTCGCCGATATGTATGCCGGCTCCAACGTAGGCCTGGGGACCCGGGTTGCATCCGTACTGCAGGATTTCAGCAACGGTTCTATCACCAGTACCTCTCGTTCATTAGATGTGGCAATCAACGGTAATGGTTTTTACCGTCTGCTCAATAGCAATGGCAGCGTCGTATATAGCCGTAACGGCCAGTTCACGCTGGATAGCAGCCGTAACATCGTTAACGCGCAGGGTTTGCAACTGACCGGCTACCCGGCTACCGGGACGCCGCCAGCGATTCAGCAGGGCGCGGATCCGGTCGGTTTGAGCATTCCGGAAACCACCATGTCGGCCAAGGCCACCAGCACTGCGTCGATCATCGCCAGTCTGAACTCGTCAGACAGCACGAATACCTGGGATCCTACCGATCCGACTAATACGTCAAACTATAAAGGTTCTATTACCACCTACGATAGTTTGGGTAACGCACATAACTTCGCGTTGTATTTTGTGAAATCAGCCTCTAACAGCTGGGATGTCTATGCTCAGGACACCAGCATTACCGGTGCGGGTTTCCAGGGGCCGACCACGCTGTCTTTCAATACCAGCGGTGCGTTAACCACCACGACTCCTGCTACGATTAGCATGGCGACGCTGAACGGTTCTGCCGCCAGCACGTTCAATCTGTCTTTTACGGGTACCGTTCAGCAGAATAGCGGTTCCAACAGCACCAAAACGCCGACTCAGGATGGCTATGAGCCGGGCGAACTGACCGGTTACAGCATCAGCGAAGACGGCAGTGTTGTTGGTTCCTATTCCAACAAGAAAACCCAGCTTCTTGGGCAGATTGCTCTGGCTAACTTCGCTAACCCGGAAGGGCTTTCTCCGCAAGGCGACAACGTATGGGCTGCAACCGGCAATTCTGGTCAGGCTGTGGTTGGATCGGCGGGTACCGGCAACCTCGGGAAACTGGTGGGTAAGGCAACGGAAAGTTCTAACGTCGATATGAGTAAGGAACTGGTTAACATGATCGTTGCTCAGCGTAACTACCAGTCGAATGCCCAGACCATCAAGACGCAGGATCAGATCCTCAACACGTTGGTTAACCTGCGTTAA
- the fliQ gene encoding flagellar biosynthesis protein FliQ yields the protein MTPESVMALGYEAMKIALMLAGPPLVAALVSGLIISLLQAATQINEMTLSFIPKVLTVFFTLVVAGPWMLSVILDYMRTMFSQFPNMIG from the coding sequence ATGACTCCTGAATCCGTCATGGCTTTAGGCTATGAAGCAATGAAAATAGCGCTGATGCTGGCAGGCCCTCCTCTTGTCGCCGCACTGGTCAGCGGCCTGATTATCAGCCTGCTCCAGGCCGCCACACAAATCAACGAAATGACCCTGTCATTCATACCCAAAGTGCTGACAGTGTTTTTCACGTTGGTGGTTGCCGGCCCCTGGATGCTCAGCGTCATTCTTGATTATATGCGCACAATGTTCAGCCAATTCCCCAACATGATTGGATAA
- the flgJ gene encoding flagellar assembly peptidoglycan hydrolase FlgJ: MSDMKTSNNAAYETQSLNALKRDVSSHPQSREGIRAVAKQLEGVFVQMMMKSMRDALPKDGIFSSDQTRMLTSMYDQQLAQQMSSGKGLGLASVIEKQMMGQGIAGNEPASAAPFKPDGQLARAMPSFVLEQMVRKAVPKLPEKSSALPMSSTDFISRLSTPAMLVSQQSGIPHHLIMAQAALESGWGQREIPTADGRRSHNIFGIKAGSSWDGPVTEVTTTEYEQGVAKKVKAAFRVYGSYLEALNDYAKLLTQNPRYAGVSAASTAEQAAVALQQAGYATDPAYAKKLVSMIQQMKNSGEKAVQAYTHDLSGIF; encoded by the coding sequence ATGAGCGATATGAAGACGTCTAACAATGCTGCTTATGAGACACAGTCACTTAACGCGCTGAAGCGGGATGTATCCAGTCATCCCCAGAGCCGGGAAGGGATCCGCGCTGTGGCTAAACAGTTGGAAGGCGTCTTCGTGCAGATGATGATGAAGAGCATGCGTGACGCGTTGCCGAAAGATGGTATTTTCAGCAGCGATCAAACCCGCATGCTCACATCAATGTATGACCAGCAATTGGCCCAGCAAATGTCGTCGGGCAAAGGGCTGGGATTGGCTTCCGTGATTGAAAAACAGATGATGGGTCAGGGTATTGCCGGGAACGAACCTGCATCAGCGGCACCTTTCAAGCCCGATGGCCAATTAGCCCGTGCCATGCCCTCGTTTGTACTGGAACAGATGGTGCGTAAGGCGGTACCTAAGCTGCCGGAGAAATCGTCTGCGCTGCCGATGAGCAGCACCGATTTTATCTCCCGGTTGTCCACACCGGCCATGCTGGTTAGCCAGCAAAGCGGTATTCCTCATCACCTGATTATGGCGCAGGCTGCACTGGAGTCCGGTTGGGGACAGCGTGAGATTCCTACCGCCGATGGGCGCCGCAGCCACAACATTTTTGGTATTAAAGCCGGCAGTAGCTGGGATGGTCCGGTCACTGAAGTGACTACGACAGAATACGAGCAGGGTGTCGCTAAAAAGGTCAAAGCGGCCTTCCGCGTATACGGCTCTTATCTGGAAGCATTAAACGATTACGCCAAATTGCTGACGCAGAATCCCCGTTATGCCGGCGTTTCTGCCGCGTCCACCGCGGAGCAGGCTGCGGTGGCATTGCAACAAGCAGGATATGCGACCGATCCGGCTTATGCGAAGAAACTGGTAAGCATGATTCAGCAGATGAAAAATTCGGGCGAAAAGGCAGTTCAGGCTTATACACACGACCTGAGCGGGATTTTCTAA
- the flgK gene encoding flagellar hook-associated protein FlgK yields MSNLINTGMSGLSAAQAALSTVSNNISNQAVTGYSRQNALLAQNNGTNISAGYIGNGVTVVSINRDYNDFIAKQLRAAQTTSSSTTSYYSQISKIDNLLSSSSSSLSTTIQDFFKNLQNLTSNSSDSSVRQTVLGKAEALVNQFKIADQYLRDMDSNINGEISITVTQVNTYAKQIADINDQIVRLKGANNGAAPNDLLDQRDNLVNDLNKLVGVDVAVQDGDVYNVSLKNGLTLVQGKSYNTLVATQSSTDPTRTTVSYNDAIAGASEVKESTITGGSLGGLLSFRTSTLDSARNQLGQMALAFADAFNQQHKAGFDLNNAQGGDFFGVGSSVTLKSAKNTSATELTSSYLSDTYSMQYNGTSWSVTRSDGTTAASTLSGSALTFDGFTIDISGSAASGDTFSFKVSPGQSAISQTAPTGSTSAASLTRNDTNYIKASDYSVKFVGPSANDWSVTRLSDGADLSSSATYTAASGSTSANLIFDGMKLDISGTPAAKDLFTVKGVRDVIVDMSVKVTDSSKIAAAGVSLTSTGGGVSDNTNAKALLNLQTTKVVENKSSVSQAYASLVGDIGNKTSTAKVTDTSQKNVVSQLTTEQQSVSGVNLDEEYGDLVRFQQYYMANAKVIQTASTIFDALLAIRS; encoded by the coding sequence ATGTCCAATCTGATTAACACCGGAATGAGTGGTTTAAGCGCTGCCCAGGCGGCGTTAAGTACCGTCAGTAACAACATCAGTAACCAGGCTGTTACAGGGTATAGCCGTCAAAATGCACTGTTGGCACAGAACAACGGCACCAATATTTCCGCCGGTTACATTGGCAATGGGGTCACCGTCGTCAGCATCAATCGTGACTACAACGATTTTATTGCTAAACAATTACGTGCAGCACAAACAACAAGCAGCTCGACCACGTCGTATTACAGTCAGATCTCCAAGATAGATAACTTGTTGTCGAGCAGCTCATCCAGCCTGTCCACCACGATTCAGGATTTCTTCAAAAACCTACAGAACCTGACCAGCAATTCCAGCGACTCCTCAGTACGTCAAACCGTGCTGGGTAAAGCTGAAGCCTTGGTCAACCAGTTCAAGATCGCCGATCAGTACCTGCGCGATATGGACAGCAATATCAACGGCGAGATTTCCATCACCGTTACGCAAGTTAATACTTATGCCAAGCAGATTGCTGATATCAACGATCAGATTGTTCGTCTGAAAGGTGCCAATAACGGTGCGGCGCCGAATGATCTGCTGGACCAGCGCGATAACCTGGTTAATGACTTGAATAAGTTGGTTGGTGTGGATGTGGCGGTTCAGGACGGCGACGTTTACAACGTCTCACTGAAAAATGGCCTGACCCTGGTTCAGGGCAAAAGCTACAATACGCTGGTTGCGACCCAATCCAGCACCGACCCGACTCGCACCACCGTTTCTTATAACGATGCGATTGCCGGTGCGAGCGAAGTGAAAGAAAGCACCATCACCGGTGGCTCTCTCGGCGGTTTGCTCAGTTTCCGCACCAGTACGCTGGATAGCGCCCGCAATCAGTTGGGACAGATGGCGCTGGCGTTTGCCGATGCTTTCAACCAGCAGCACAAAGCCGGGTTCGACCTGAACAACGCGCAGGGTGGGGATTTCTTTGGCGTTGGCTCATCCGTCACGTTAAAGAGTGCCAAAAATACGTCCGCTACCGAGTTGACCTCTTCCTACCTGAGCGATACTTACTCGATGCAGTACAACGGGACGTCCTGGAGTGTTACCCGCTCTGACGGTACGACAGCCGCCTCAACCCTGTCAGGCTCCGCATTGACCTTTGATGGTTTCACTATCGATATTTCCGGTTCGGCCGCATCAGGCGATACTTTCAGTTTCAAAGTATCACCGGGACAATCAGCAATTTCGCAGACTGCCCCGACAGGCTCTACTTCCGCTGCCTCACTGACCCGTAACGACACCAATTACATCAAGGCGAGCGACTATAGCGTCAAATTCGTTGGTCCGTCAGCTAATGACTGGTCGGTCACGCGCTTGTCGGATGGAGCTGACCTGTCTTCCTCTGCGACGTATACCGCCGCCAGCGGCTCGACATCGGCCAACCTGATTTTTGACGGCATGAAACTGGATATCTCTGGTACGCCGGCAGCGAAAGACCTTTTTACGGTCAAGGGTGTTCGCGATGTTATCGTGGATATGTCGGTAAAAGTGACGGATTCATCCAAGATTGCAGCGGCCGGCGTCTCGTTGACGTCAACTGGTGGCGGCGTGAGTGATAACACCAACGCCAAAGCGTTGTTGAATCTGCAAACTACTAAGGTTGTCGAGAACAAATCCAGTGTCAGTCAGGCTTATGCCAGCCTGGTCGGGGATATCGGCAACAAAACCAGCACCGCCAAGGTTACCGATACCTCGCAGAAAAATGTGGTGTCGCAACTGACTACTGAGCAACAGTCTGTATCTGGTGTCAACCTGGACGAAGAGTATGGTGACCTGGTTCGTTTCCAGCAGTATTACATGGCGAATGCCAAGGTAATCCAGACTGCTTCGACGATCTTTGATGCCCTGTTGGCGATCCGTAGCTAA
- the fliP gene encoding flagellar type III secretion system pore protein FliP (The bacterial flagellar biogenesis protein FliP forms a type III secretion system (T3SS)-type pore required for flagellar assembly.), whose protein sequence is MSTTLRPTSFSAWLRLLRYPAASILLLIAPHALAQLPGIISQPLANGGQSWSLPIQTLVFITSLSFIPAVLLMMTCFTRIIIVLSLLRNALGTPTAPPNQVLLGLSLFLTFFVMSPVLNRIYDEAYRPFSEDKISMEVAIEKGSQPLREFMLRQTREADLALFTRLAQIPSLQGPEAVPMRVLVPAYVTSELKTAFQIGFTIFIPFLLIDLVVASVLMALGMMMVPPATISLPFKLMLFVLVDGWQLLLGSLAQSFYT, encoded by the coding sequence ATGAGTACCACCCTGCGTCCGACTTCTTTCTCTGCATGGCTGCGTCTGCTACGTTATCCTGCGGCTTCTATTCTGTTGTTGATCGCACCCCACGCACTGGCACAACTTCCCGGTATTATCAGCCAACCCTTGGCCAATGGCGGACAGAGCTGGTCATTGCCGATTCAAACGCTGGTTTTCATCACATCGCTGAGCTTTATTCCGGCTGTATTGCTGATGATGACCTGTTTTACCCGTATCATCATCGTCCTGAGCCTGCTGCGCAACGCATTGGGAACGCCAACCGCGCCGCCCAACCAGGTGTTGCTGGGACTTAGCCTGTTTCTGACTTTTTTTGTGATGTCGCCGGTGCTGAACCGCATCTATGACGAAGCTTATCGCCCGTTCAGCGAAGATAAAATCAGTATGGAAGTGGCTATCGAGAAAGGCTCACAGCCGTTGCGTGAATTTATGCTCCGGCAGACTCGGGAAGCGGACTTAGCCTTGTTTACCCGTCTGGCGCAAATTCCTTCACTGCAAGGCCCGGAAGCGGTTCCGATGCGGGTACTGGTACCGGCGTATGTTACCAGTGAGCTGAAAACCGCCTTTCAGATCGGTTTTACGATTTTCATTCCTTTCCTGCTGATCGACCTGGTTGTCGCCAGTGTGCTGATGGCGCTGGGTATGATGATGGTTCCCCCGGCCACCATCTCGTTACCATTCAAGCTGATGCTCTTCGTGCTGGTTGACGGGTGGCAATTGTTGCTGGGGTCGCTGGCCCAGAGTTTCTATACTTAG
- a CDS encoding flagellar basal body L-ring protein FlgH produces MNTKSVAALQPCRPRLLAYVMMLTLSGCAYIPHDKVVTGPTTAQPAPPLQAIPNGSIFQTGQAMNYGYQPMFEDRRPRNVGDTLTIVLQENVSASKSSSANASRDASGSFGMTTTPRLLEGPLGNNRAAFNATGKDDFTGKGGANANNTFTGTITVTVDQVLTNGNLHVVGEKQIAVNQGTEFIRFSGVVNPRTISGSNTVPSTQVADARMEYVGNGYINETQTMGWLQRFFLNVSPF; encoded by the coding sequence ATGAATACGAAGTCGGTTGCAGCGTTGCAGCCATGTCGGCCCCGTCTGCTGGCATACGTGATGATGTTAACACTGTCCGGTTGCGCCTATATACCTCACGACAAGGTGGTGACCGGCCCAACGACAGCGCAGCCTGCACCGCCTTTACAGGCTATTCCCAACGGATCCATTTTCCAGACCGGTCAGGCGATGAACTATGGTTATCAACCGATGTTTGAGGATCGCCGCCCGAGAAACGTAGGGGATACGCTGACCATTGTGCTGCAGGAAAACGTCAGCGCCAGCAAGAGTTCGTCGGCAAATGCCAGCCGTGATGCTTCCGGCTCGTTCGGCATGACCACAACGCCGCGTTTGCTGGAAGGCCCACTGGGCAACAACCGGGCCGCATTTAACGCCACCGGCAAAGATGATTTTACCGGGAAAGGCGGTGCCAACGCGAATAACACCTTCACCGGTACGATAACGGTTACCGTGGATCAGGTGCTGACGAATGGCAACCTGCATGTCGTGGGTGAAAAACAGATTGCAGTTAATCAGGGAACCGAATTTATTCGTTTCTCCGGGGTGGTGAACCCAAGAACTATCAGCGGCAGCAATACCGTACCGTCAACGCAAGTGGCGGACGCGCGTATGGAATATGTGGGTAATGGCTACATTAATGAAACGCAGACCATGGGCTGGCTGCAACGGTTCTTCCTTAATGTTTCGCCGTTCTAA
- the flgG gene encoding flagellar basal-body rod protein FlgG, translating into MIRSLWIAKTGLNAQQTNMDVISNNLANVSTNGFKRQRAVFEDLMYQTVRQPGAQSSEQTTLPSGLQLGTGVRPVATERIHTQGSFSETGNVKDMAIKGAGFFQVLMPDGTTSYTRDGSFQQDSNGQLVTSSGFQVQPAITIPANSSNLTVGRDGVVTVTQQGQTAPVQIGQLNLAMFINEAGLENLGENLYAETASSGAPTQSTPGLNGAGLIYQKFVETSNVNVAEELVSMIQTQRAYEINSKAISSTDQMLQKLTQL; encoded by the coding sequence ATGATCCGTTCTTTATGGATTGCCAAAACCGGTCTGAACGCCCAGCAAACCAATATGGATGTTATATCCAACAACCTGGCGAACGTCAGCACCAATGGTTTTAAGCGTCAGCGTGCCGTATTTGAAGACCTGATGTACCAGACTGTTCGTCAGCCGGGGGCGCAGTCTTCAGAACAGACCACGCTGCCGTCAGGTTTGCAACTGGGTACTGGTGTGCGTCCGGTGGCGACCGAGCGCATTCATACGCAAGGCTCCTTTTCCGAAACCGGTAACGTGAAGGATATGGCGATCAAAGGTGCCGGTTTCTTCCAGGTGCTGATGCCGGATGGAACCACGTCGTATACTCGTGATGGCTCTTTCCAGCAGGATTCCAACGGTCAGTTGGTGACATCCAGCGGCTTTCAGGTTCAGCCGGCGATCACTATCCCGGCAAACTCCAGCAACCTGACGGTTGGCCGCGACGGGGTGGTCACTGTAACGCAGCAGGGGCAGACCGCGCCGGTACAGATCGGGCAGCTTAACCTGGCTATGTTCATCAACGAGGCGGGTCTGGAAAACCTCGGTGAAAACCTGTATGCGGAAACCGCCAGTTCCGGTGCGCCGACCCAGAGCACGCCGGGCCTGAACGGCGCGGGTCTGATCTATCAGAAATTCGTTGAAACATCGAACGTGAACGTCGCCGAAGAGTTGGTGTCAATGATTCAGACTCAGCGCGCGTATGAAATCAACAGCAAGGCGATTTCTTCTACCGATCAGATGTTGCAGAAATTGACCCAGCTGTAA
- a CDS encoding flagellar basal body P-ring protein FlgI, whose product MRITSIFTVLLALLMVVAPPASAERIRDLVSIQGVRDNALIGYGLVVGLDGTGDQTTQTPFTTQSLSNMLSQLGITVPAGTNMQLKNVAAVMVTAKLPAFARSGQPVDVVVSSLGNAKSLRGGTLLMTPLKGVDNQIYAIAQGNVLIGGAGASAGGSSVQVNQLAGGRISGGAVIERELPNTFGTGNTIMLQLNQDDFTMAQSISDAINRFGRGGSAAPLDSRTVRVVVPAGNSAQVRFLADMQNIEVNVGTLDAKVIINSRTGSVVMNRNVQLENCAVAQGNLSVTINQQNVVSQPNTPLAGGQTVVTPQTEISVRQEGGALQRVNSSANLNSVVRALNSLGATPMDLMSILQAMESAGCLRAKLEII is encoded by the coding sequence ATGCGGATCACTTCAATCTTTACCGTTCTTCTTGCTTTGCTGATGGTGGTGGCTCCGCCAGCATCGGCTGAGCGTATCCGCGATCTGGTGAGTATTCAGGGCGTGCGTGATAATGCTCTGATTGGCTATGGTCTGGTGGTAGGTTTGGATGGCACCGGTGACCAGACCACGCAGACGCCGTTCACCACTCAAAGTCTGAGTAACATGCTGTCCCAGTTGGGGATCACCGTTCCGGCCGGCACCAACATGCAGTTGAAAAACGTAGCTGCAGTCATGGTGACGGCTAAGCTGCCGGCGTTTGCCCGCTCCGGACAACCAGTGGATGTTGTCGTTTCTTCCCTGGGGAACGCCAAGAGCCTGCGTGGCGGTACGCTGCTGATGACGCCGTTGAAAGGGGTGGATAATCAGATTTATGCCATCGCACAGGGGAACGTCTTGATCGGCGGCGCTGGCGCGTCCGCGGGTGGCAGCAGCGTGCAGGTAAACCAACTGGCGGGCGGCCGTATTAGCGGCGGTGCAGTCATCGAACGTGAACTGCCCAATACCTTTGGCACCGGCAATACCATCATGCTGCAGTTAAATCAGGATGATTTCACCATGGCGCAGAGCATCAGCGATGCCATCAACCGTTTTGGTCGCGGTGGTTCGGCAGCGCCGCTGGACTCGCGTACTGTTCGGGTTGTGGTGCCTGCCGGCAACAGTGCTCAGGTGAGGTTCCTGGCCGATATGCAGAATATTGAGGTGAATGTCGGCACGCTGGACGCCAAGGTTATCATTAATTCCCGTACCGGCTCGGTGGTCATGAACCGTAATGTCCAACTGGAAAACTGCGCGGTCGCGCAGGGCAACCTGTCCGTCACCATCAATCAGCAAAATGTGGTTAGTCAGCCGAACACACCGCTGGCGGGTGGGCAAACGGTAGTGACGCCGCAGACGGAAATCTCCGTGCGTCAGGAGGGCGGCGCGCTGCAACGAGTAAACTCCAGCGCCAACCTTAACAGTGTGGTCAGGGCGTTGAACTCGCTTGGTGCTACGCCGATGGATCTGATGTCAATTCTTCAGGCGATGGAAAGTGCCGGTTGCCTGAGAGCGAAGCTGGAAATTATCTGA